GCCTTTATATTTTTTTATCGTAACATGTTCTGTTTTACCATTCTCTAACGTTGATACTTGCAATCTTGTATTTGTACCACCGATATCACCAGATAAGATATACATAATATTAAGTTCCTTTTGTTATTCATATAGAATGAAAAGCCCCTATATTTTGTTATAATAGCATACTATAAATATCTAATAACTATTTGAATGTCTGATAATAAAAAAACTACTGACTTTGGATTCTCAGAAGTTGCATGGGAAGAAAAACAAAAAAAAGTAGCTGGGGTTTTTCACTCAGTTGCAGCCAATTATGACTTAATGAATGACCTAATGTCTTTTGGTGTTCATAGATTATGGAAAAAAACTACTGTTGCAAAAGCTGGAATTCGCAAAGGTGATAGAGTCCTTGATCTTGCTGGTGGTACAGGTGATTTAGCTTATAAATTCTGTCAACTTGTTGGAGATAATGGAAAAGTCATTCTTAGTGATATAAATTCATCTATGCTTGAAGTTGGAAAAGAAAAGCTTACTAATAAAGGATGTGTTGGTAATATAGAATATATCCAAGCAAATGCTGAAAGCCTTCCATTTCCAGATAATTATTTTGACTGCATAACTATATCATTTGGATTAAGAAATGTTACAGACAAAGAAAAAGCTTTAGAATCAATGTATAGAGTTTTGAAACCAGGTGGAAAACTTTTAGTTTTAGAGTTTTCTAAACCGATTGTCCCTTTATTATCAAAAATATACGATGAGTACTCTTTCAAAGCACTTCCTTTTATGGGAAAAATAATCACTCAAGATGCTGAAAGTTATAAATACTTAGCAGAATCAATACGTAAACATCCAGATCAAGAAACATTAAAGCAAATGATGTTACAAGCTGGTTTTGATGACGCTGAATATCAAAATATGACTGGCGGAATAGTTGCATTACATACAGGATATAAATACTAATTATGACTGATAGTTTAAATAATGCTCTTAATCTTTTATTAAATCTTGACCCACAGATCTCATTTGCATTATCAAAGCTAGAAAATAAATCATTGAGTATATATATAACCGATTTAGATATAATAACTACTTTTACAATAAATAATAAAAAAGTAACAGCTTCAAATTTAAAATCATCAAATATTATAAGTGGAAAATTAGCATATATTATGGAGCTATTATTCAATAAAAATTTACAAGAGTTACTTATTGATAAAAAGCTTGATTATCAGGGAAGCTTATCTGAATTGAAACAATTTTATAGTTTCTTTAGCTCAATAGATATTGATGTAATATATTACATATCTACTGCTACCAACCCGATTTTTGCAAATGCTATAGAAGTACCATTTAAGAAAGCAAAAGAATTTATACAAGTTTCAAAAAATGAGTCAATTATAGATATAAAAGAATATCTAACTGAAGAAAAAAAATACCTAATCTCTAAAAATGAAATAAATATTTTTTATAGAGAAGTACAAAAATTAAAGCAAGCAACTGATAGGCTAGAGGCTAAGCTAAGATTACTAAAAGGTTCTGCTAATGATTAAAAAATGGCTAAGACTAGTTTATATATTTTATATAGTTAATAGATACTGCTTATTAAATGAACCTATAAGAGCTACTCAAATTAGATCTCTAAGATTTTTCATTTATTTTAATCCATTTAATTATGTTAGAAGCAATAGAAAAAGTGACCATGGAATTAGACTTCGAATAGCTCTTGAAAGACTAGGTCCTATATTTGTGAAGTTTGGACAAGCTTTATCTACTAGACAAGATATACTACCTCCAAAAGCTATAGAAGAAATCTCAAGACTTCAAGATGATGTCCCACCTTTTTCTGGGAAAATAGCGATCTCACAAATAGAAAAATCTATAAAGAAACCTATTAGTGAAGCATTCAAGTATTTTGATGAAAATCCATTGGCTTCAGCCTCAATTGCACAGGTTCATAGAGCTATACTACATAATGGAGATAAAGTTGTGGTTAAAGTTTTAAGACCAAATATTCACAAAATTCTTAAACTTGATACAGCCTTAATGCTAACCTTTGCCAAGCTTATTTCCTCTATATTTCCTAATTTAAAAAGGTTTAAGCCTATCGAGGTTGTAAATGAAATAAATCAAAGCCTCTTGGATGAAATAGATCTATTAAGAGAGGCTGCTAATGCTTCTCAATTAAGAAGAAATTTCGAAAATAGTGATATCCAATATATACCCAAAATTTATTGGGACTATACGTCTTCTAAAGTAATGGTTATGGAAGAAGTTGATGGGCTTAGCATCTCAGATATAAGTAAGCTAGATGCTTTAGGTATAGATAGAAAATTACTTGCTGAAAGAGGTGTGCAAATATTTTATACGCAAGTATTTAGAGACTGCTTTTTCCATGCAGATATGCACCCTGGAAATTTATTTATTGATGCAACCAACCCTAATGATCCTAAATATATCTCTATAGATTTTGGGATAGTGGGAACTCTGAATAGAGATGACCAACAATACTTAGCAGGAAACTTCTTAGCTTTCTTTAAGAGAGATTATAAAAAAGTAGCTGAGCTGCATATTGAATCTGGTTGGGTTCCCGCAGACACTAGGGTTGATGCGCTTGAGTCTGCTATACGCACAGTTTGCGAACCCATTTTTGAGAAACCAATTAAAGAAATATCTCTTGGTTATACATTAATGAGACTATTCCAAGTTGCTAGAAGATTTAATATGGAGGTTCAGCCTCAGCTTATATTACTACAAAAAACCTTAATAAATATAGAAGGACTTGGTCGTCAATTATATCCTGAATTGAATTTATGGGAGACGTCTCGCCCTATTCTAGAAAAATGGATGAGAGAACATGTAGGTATTAAAGGGTTTATTCGTCGCTCACAAGAACACTTACCAAAAGTTAGTGAAAAATTGCCAGAAATACCTGATGTTATATTTGAAATATTACAACATACGCAAAATAGTCTAAGAGCAAATAAAAACTTTAATGAAATAGAGTTAAACAAAACTGTTCAGCCTTCAAAAAGTAAATTCTTTTTAATTCTAGGCTCAATACTTGCTGGTGCTGGTGCATTTTATAGCCTCAATTCAGATTCAGAACTATTATTAAACTTACAAACTTTTATTAAGAATCATAATTCAAGTATTTTAAGTATCGGAATAATTTCTATTATTTACTATATATTAAAAAAAGAGAGGTAATAAAATGTCAGACTGTATTTTTTGTAAAATAATAAATGGGGAAATCCCTTGTCAGAAAGTCTATGAAGATACAGACGTTTTAGCTTTTAATGATATAAACCCAGCAGCAGAAACACACGTACTTGTTATTCCTAAACAACATATCTCAAGCCTCAATGATCTAAATAATAGCCATGAACAAATAATGGGGAAATTAATGATAGCTATACCTAAGATTGCTAAGCAGCTAGGTTTAAAAGGATTTAAAACTATAATAAACACAGGTAAAGAAGGTGGGCAAGTGGTTTTCCATATCCATGCACATATTCTTGGAGGCTCAATTAAAAAAAGTATGCCTGTTTAAAATTATAGCCCTGCCTTTACTAAAGTTACTATACTGATTTTTTTAATATCTCTAGATAATTTCACTGTCTTAATGAGCTCTTTTAAAGTAGAGCCAGTAGTAAAAACATCATCAAACACAACTAAATGTTTTGATTTAATACTTTGAGTCAGTTCAAATACATTTCTTATCTGCATTTCCCTATCTTTTTTTGATGATTTGGCTTGTGCCTTTGTATATTTTTTTCTCTTACATGCTTTAAAATTAGGTTCTATATTTATGCAATCTGCTAATTTATTTGCTAATAACTCAGACTGATTAAATCCCCGATACAAATATCTAAACCTATGTATAGGAACCACAATTATTTCATCTACTTCATTTAAATATTCTTTAGCAAAATCTTCCCACCACCTATAGATTAGTGTTTCAAAAATTGAGATTACCAAGACATCTTTATTGAACTTTAGTTTTTTTAATAAAAGTTGAATCTCTTTTGAATAATTAAACAAATGATAATAATCATATTCATCATCCAAAATTATTTGATCTTTATTAAAAGAAAGCTGTTTTTCCAAATCTTTAAAACAGTAATCACAAACTAAACAATTACTACTTTGTTTACATAAAGCACAACTCTGCTTAAGTAATAATTGTTTTATATTTACAAGTAATTCTTTTATACTTTTCAAATATAGACTATGCAAATTATTTTTATGTTCAATTATAGCTTATTCAAAAAGATACTTACCAATAGAAAGCTTCGAAAAAACTCATTTATAAAGAATGAGATAGCTTTAAGATTATTAAAAAGGTTAGATTTTATTAAACTTTTCCCAGAAAAGATATTAGTAGTTGGATATACTGATAATGATTATATTAAAAATTTAAAAGCTCGCTTTCCTAATGCAGATATACTTCTTGAAGATGATGAAGGATCAATTTTTAATATTATAATTTCCAACTCCACCATTCATCTAACTGATAATATTTCAGAAGAGTTAAATAACTATTATCAAAAGTTAGATAATGATGGAATACTTCTATTTTCAACATTTGGTGACAAATCTTTTTTAAGTATAAACAAAGCTTTTAAAGAGATAGATGATCTACCACATACAAATAAAATGATCGATATATTAACCTGGGGAAATTTATTACAAAATAGCATCTATAAAAACCCTGCCATAGAGTCTGACAAAATAACCCTTACTTACGAAAATCACTCTACCTTATTTGAAGATTTAAGAGCGCTTAATGAACCTCTAGCAGACAATAAAATGCACATATGCCTAACTGGGAAAAATAGATGGAATAAATTCTTAAAGAAACTATATGAAAATTTACAGCTCGAAATAGAAGCTTTATACGGCTATGCTATAAAAAAACAAGATGATAAAAATTTATCTCCAAGGAAAAATTCAAATCGAATCAGTCTAGAAGAGCTTAAAAAACAAATTACTGAATTCAAGAAAGACTAACTAACAAGTCAATACTGCTAAAGTTGCTAACTCATCCCAATCTTTTTGAGAACAAGTCTCTGGCTTTTTAGGTGGTTGACAATATGTTTCCCATGTTCCATCACTATATTTCTTCAATATAAGACAATCCTTAAATGATCTCCCTTCCTCATCTTTAGTTGCTGAGACAAAAGTAACATCCTTAATTAGGAAGTTATTATCGTCATCATAGGAATTATCATCACTTTTAGCTATAGGTGAAAATATATCAGTATTTTTATTACTATATCCATCCTTTGTAGCATCTCCAATAACATAGGCACTTTTATCATTTACATTGCTACCAACAGTTGAGTCTTCATTGTTATCAAGCATATCCGCATCACTTTCCTGTACATCATCTACCGTATCTGCAGAAGATTGACCCTCAATGTAATTCTCATCAATATTTTTAGCAAACTTATCATCACTTAAATAAGGTTCATCCATACTTTTATTAAATGCCTCATCTTCGTCTAGCTTATCATCTACAAAAGCATCATCATTACTATATCCATCAACTTGAGAACCTTGTTCCTCATCAACACTATCTTCATCTATATTAGCTGAGCTACCACTATTAATATCACTATCTATAGGTAAAGAGCTACCACTGTTAGTTTGCATTAAATTCATACTATTTGAATTCACAGAAGCACTTTCTGCTCCGATAGCTATAGCGCTTTCAAACAAAAACGAGAAGATAAAGAAAGTAATTAGAAAATATTTCTTAAACATTACTGCATACAAATTATTATTACGTTATAGTCTGAAGTATAATTGATAATGAGAGCATAAGAAAGATTATTTGGAGGAGTGTAATGTTTATACTAGAAAAAAGAGATGGTTACTATTTTGCTAAGGTCTCTGGTAAATTAAGTCATAAAGACTATATTGAGGATTTAATACCCAAAATAGAGTCTGCTTTAGCAGATCAAACAGAAAATAAATTCATAATGGATATTACTGAATTTGAAGGATGGTCAGAAATAAGAGCAGCTTATGATGATTTTAAAACTGGAATAAAGCATCGTAAAGATTTTGAGAAAATTGCTGTTATTGGAGACAAAAGATGGGAAGAATTTATAATTAAAACTTTTGGTCTCTTTATAAAAGCAAAAGTAAAATTCTTCTATACAGAAAACAATGATGAAGCAGAAAATTGGATAACTAAATAATTATCTGTTCTTCGTGAAGAGCAATATTATAATTGCTCAAAATTTGCTCTTTTATAAAGTTTATTAAATCTATTATATCTTGCCCTGTCGCGTTTCCATTATTTACTATAATGCCACCATGCTTAGGTGAAATCTGCGCGCCACCTATTTTCTTACCTTTTAAACCAAGTTCCTCAACCATTACTCCCACAGGTACATTTGCTTGTGGCCTTTTAAATACACTACCTCCGCTTGGAATTTGAGGTAAGTTTGCTAAGCGTCTAGAATAAATATCATCTAATTTATGCTTTATTTTATCTCTGTTTTTTTCTTCAAAAATAAACTCAGCAGATAAAATGCAAACATCTTTATTATCTTTAAACATAGAAAATCTATAACCATACTCTATTTTTTCTTTTGGATAATCTATTATTTCTTTAGATTTAAGGTTTAAAACTCTTACACTCTTTACACAAGAATATATTTCATCACCATAAGCGCCAGCATTCATTATTAAAGCACCGCCAACACTAGCAGGAACATCATAGAAAGTTTCTATACCACTAAGTCCAGCCTCATATGTAACTAATGCTAAATCTTGCAACAATGCTCCTGACTGAGCTTTAACAATATTGTTTGAGATTGAATAACTAGAAAAATTATTACTAAAAATAACAAAAGTTATTTCATCATCGTAAAACTCTTTAGAAAGGATAATATTACTACCGTTTCCTAAGAAAAAAACATTCTCATATTTGTTAACTATCTCTAAAACTTCCGCTTCTGTTTTTGGAAAAAAAACGTTTTTAGCAAAAGATTTAATTCTATAAGTATTATACTTTTCTAATGATTTATAACCTTGCATTTTAATCTGATTCCTGATCAGCAACTAACTCTATTTGCATAAAATTAGACATATTCTCTACTAAATCATTATAACCTCTGAAGATCTGATGAGCATTATTTATAGTTGAAAAATCTTCTAATAATGATCCTGCCATTAAACATGCCATACCAGCCCTTAGATCTTTAACACTCATAATAGCTGCTCTGACTTCTTCTAAATTTTTTATCGGATTTATTCTAATTAAATTATTATCTATAGAAACATCAAAACCCATTTTCCTAATTTGATAAACATAATTTATTCTCTCTGGATAAACCGTATCTTGTATAGTGCTTGGATCTTTTGCCATCAATAACATCATTGCATATATTGGCTGTAAATCAGTAGGAAAATGAGGAAAAGGAGCAGCTATTATATCTACTCCATTTAACTCACTGTCTTTTCCGAAAAATTTAATACTTCTTGTTTCTGGGTTATGTTCCCATTTTGCATTTGCTGCTATCAGCTTATCTAATGGCTTCTGAATATTATATAATTCTGCATTTATATTAGTAATAGTTACATTAGTCTTATAAAGATAAGCCATTGCAGCATAAGTCATAGCTTGGATTCGATCAAAAATAATCTCAAACTCACAACCTTTTAACTTAGCAACTCCATGTATTGTTATAACACGAGCATCACTATCAAAATCAATTTTTGCACCACACTTATTTAAATAATCAATAAGAGTAACCACTTCAGGCTCTAAAGCTACATTTTCTAATACTACTTTTGAACTACCAATTACAGCATACATTACTAAGTTCATAGTAGCCCCAACTGAAGGAAAGCCCATTTTAAAAACAGCGTCTTTCTCTTCCTTGTATGCTACGATCATATGATCATCTGCTAACTTAACTTCAGCACCAAGTTCTTCTAGACCTTGTAAATGAATATCAAAAGGTCTTTTATCACTAAAACTGCACCCACCAGGGAAACCTATCTTTACTTTACCTTTCTTTTTAAGCATTGATCCTAAAAGCATTAGTGAACATCTTGTTTTAGAAGTTAACTCTTCAGATAGCTCTAAAGTATTTGTATCAATACCCTTTGTATTTATACAAACAATATCCTTACTTTTTTCTTTAACTTTTGCTCCTATACTTTCTAATATCTCCTTAGCACCTTTATAATCTAATAAAGTAGTAGGTACATTTAAGAAAGTAGTTTCTGTTTCGGGGATCAATGAAGCAAAAATAAGATGTAATAAAGCATTCTTTGCTCCACTAATATTTATAGTTATTTCATCAGCTATCTTATCTAGCTTTCTTACCCTTACTGTCTTCATTATTTTTCCCTTTATTTTTATTATTTGCGAAAGGATTATCCGATTGTTTAAATTCAAACGCTATTGGAGTCCCTCTAAATTCTAAAGCTTCTCTAAAAAAATTTTCTAAATATTTTTTATATGAATGTGGTAACTTGCTTACTTGATTTCCATGAATAACTATTATAGGAGGGTTATGCCCTCCTACATGAGCATACTTAAGCTTTATTCTAAATTTACCAACCATCGGTGGTGAATGTGCATCAACAGCCATTTGTAAAAGTCTTGTCGCATCTGCCGTAGTTATTTTCCTATTAGCACACTCATATGCTGTATCTATAGAATCAAACACATGACCAACATTAGTACCATGCAGTGCTGAGATAAAATGAATATCAATATAATCTTCTAAGAAAAATAGTCTTCTTTTAAGCTCTTTCTTAACAGCTTCTTTATCTTCTAAAGACATTCCATCCCATTTATTGACAGCTATTACTAATGCTCTACCATTTTTCACAGCAAAGTTAATTAAACTTAGATCCTGATCTGAAATACCTTCTCTAGCATCGACCACAGCGATTACAACATTAGAATTTTTTATTGATTGAAGAGTCTTAACTACCGAGAACTTTTCAAGTGTTTCTTTAACTCTTCCTCTTTTTCTAACACCAGCCGTGTCTATAATCGTGTATTTTTTCCCATGTCTTTCAAAAGGTATAGCTACACTATCTATAGTTGTGCCAGGCATATCATATACAACAACCCTCTCTTCACCAAGCATTCTATTTGTAAGGGTTGATTTACCAACATTAGGGCGACCAATTAATGAATAATGTATTCCATGTCTATGCTCTTCATTATGCTCTGCTATTTGAGTATAGTCTTTATGAAAATCATTTAATGGTTTTTTTAGATATTTATCTAATAGTTTTTGGATATTTCTGCGATGTGCTGCGGAAATTGGAAAAACTTTCTCAAATCCCAAACTATAAAAATCAGCTGTAACTAACTCTTCATCAGCACCATCTGCTTTATTTACAACAACTATAACTTTTTTATCTTTCTGGCGTAAAAGTTGAGTAACATATTCATCATCAGCTGTAACACCCGCTCTACCATCTACAACAAAGAAAATAAGATTAGCTTCATCTATAGCAACTTCAGACTGTTCTGCCATAAACTTATCAAATCCAGAATCTAAATCTGAAATACCTCCAGTATCCACAACTAAATAATCTAAATCATCATATTTAGCTTGGCCATACTGCCTATCACGTGTCACACCTTCAAAATCAAATACAAGAGCATCTCTAGAATTAGTTAGGACGTTAAATAAAGTAGATTTACCAACATTAGCTCTACCAACTATAGCTACTAAGAAAGACATTTATTTGTCAAAAAAATTAAATTTCATATAAGCAAAATGTTACTCTATTTAAGGCTTTTTATAAAGCGAATAATCATTAAGTATTAAACATATACAGATATATCTAGCGTAAATGTGTTCATATGTTGTCCATTATATAAATTCTGATATGAATACTCTGGACCAAATAGTACATTATCATCAAAATATGCTCTCTGTGCTGATATTAGATACTGATGTTGTATTCCTGAAGCAGGAACTATTCCTCCAGCTTCAGCTGAAAGACCCATTGGTAGATTATTAGCATTATATGTTTGTCCATAACTGAAGTTGACGTTAGTACCTCTACCTAAGAAATCAAAACCATAAGCCGAACTCACATACCATGCACCAGCGTAAGAATCACTATATCCATTAAATTGAGTACTTGTATTTGTAGTACTTGCCCAACCAGCTCCAAAGCTAAGTCTACCTGGAAGTATATTTGAAAAATTTAATGTTCCATCCACATTCAAAGATCCGACTCTTCCTTGTATATTTTTAAAAGCACCCTTTGCTCCATGTAAATCATACATATAACCAACGTTCCAACCGGCCTGTACAGAATCCATTACAGATATAGCATCAAAATACCCTAAAGAAAAACTTGGATGATCTCCAGAGTTATATACAGTAACGTTTGCGTTAGATGTAGAGCCTTTATAGTTTATAGCGGCGTTTGCCACTCTATCTGGTCTAAATAAATTTGCCGTAATACCAGATGTCCAAGGTCCACCACCACCAAATGCACCAACTGATATTCTATATTTACCAACTGTTACAAACCAAGGTGATGAATCTAAGTTTCCAAAGATAACTAAGGCATCTTGCAACCCTAAATCCGCTGATTCACTAGTTGTAAAATCAAATTCAGCTGTTACAAAATGACTTATATTAGATACAAAGTATAGTGTAGCCGCCGTTACATAAATATTTTCACCATTTTGATTATAAGCGCCTCCCCCTCTCTTAGAAATAGCTGAACCAGACCAAGCTTGCGCATCAACCTCTATGAATCCTCCAAAGAATAGAGCCACATCATCAAAATTATTTCTTTGATTTAAAATACTTGCTGCAAAAAGGTTACTTGGTAACTGACCGATAGGTATTGTGTTATTACTCGTATAGCTTCCTATATACGATACCTGACCTTGAGTAGTGATTGGCACATCATCAACAGTATTAACACTTTGTATTGCAGGACCAGTATCATCAGCATTAAGCGTGTTAGCTAACGCCTCATTTAATCCAGCATTTCTAGCAAAATCAACATCCGTTTCAAATTTAGAAGCTACAGGTTTAGACTTACCTAAAGTAATACCAATGTTCTCTGCACCATATGTTTCTTTCACATTATAATCACTTATTTCTGATGAGAGCTCATTTATCTGTTGCTGAAGCGCTATAATAGCATCTAATTGAGCTTGCTTATTTGTTTGTTCTGATGAAGGCTCTGATATGGCAAAGTTAATATGAAATAAAAAAAATAGAAGAAAAAATATTTTTATTAACTGACTATTTTTTCTAGACATATCTTTTTCACAAGAATTAGATATAAACCGACATATCTAGAGTGATAGTATTCATATGCTGACCATTATAAAGTTTTTGATAAGCATACTCAGGACCAAATAATACATTATTATCAAAATAAGCTCTCTGTGCTGAGGCAATAAATTGATACTGAATTGCTGTTTCGGCAACACCAAACTTCAATGGTGATGCGGCTATAGCCATTGGAAGACCCGCAGCATTATATGTCTGACCATATGATAAGTTAAAGTTAGTATCTCTACCACCAAGATTTAAGGCATAGGCCCCTGAAACATACCATGCACCAGCATAATTCTGTGTTCCATTTTGCATATAATCATATTGACTTGTTGTTCCTGCCCATCCCGCACTCGAAGTAAAGAATCCTGAGCCTATTGCATAAGTTAAGTTGGCATCAATATTAACAGCACCTGTTTGATCATTACCCATAAGAGCGCCAAAACTGCCATTATTAGCACCTGCGATATTATAAATATAACCAACGTTAAAACCTCCAGATAAGTTTTCAGTAAATGCATCAGCATAAAACAAACCAGTCGAGAAGTTAGCTCTTTGATCATCTGCTCCAAATACCGCCACGTTTGCGTTAAATACATTATTTTTATAGTTCACTGATAAGTTTGTAACATAACCGGGCCCAAATAAATTATCTGTAACACCACCAGTTAAAGGACCACCACCACCATAACTTCCAACAGAAAGTTTATTTTTACCAGCAGTTACGAACCAGTTAGAGGTATCTAAGTTACCAAATATTACAAAAGCATTACCTACATGGAAATTACCTGTTTCATCTGCATCAAAGTCAAACTGTGCCGTGACATAATGCCCCAAGTTTGATAAGAAATACAGCTTAGAGTTTGTTAAATATATGTTTTGACCATTACCAGCAAAAGGCTGTGCTGGAGCCGGCCTACTTATCTGATCACCAAACCAAACTTGAGCATCTGCTTCAATGAAACCACCAAAGAAAACTGAATAATCATCAAATTTAGCCCTTTGCCCTAAAAGAGTAGATGCAAAAAGGTTTGAAGAGATCATTCCTATTGGAATACTGTTGTTACCTGAGTATGAACCTAGATAAGTAATCTGACCACCTGTTGTAATTGCTGGTGCACCAGATACATCAATACCACCACCCTCATTAAATAAAGATGGGGCTGCTCCTAAGCTTACAATAGAACTATCTTCATTAGCTCCAGCCAAGATGTCAGCCATATCAATATCTGAGTTTCCAATCCCAATACCCTGAGAATTATTTTGCTCAACTTTAGAACTATAGGTTGAAAATGCTGAATTATCACCAGTGGAAGCACTACCAGTACTATTACTAGCACCAGTAACCACTCCTACAGGATTACCTTGTTGAGCTTTATTATAATTAATACCAACAGACTGTTGATTTTTTAAATCACTAAGTTGACCTTTAAGCTCTTTTACTTGTTTCTGAAGCTGTAAAAGTAAAGCCTGCTGATCAACAGCACCATCAGATGCATTATTATCTGAACCAGTCGGTTGATTTGATGAGCTAGCACTAGGTGATGTTGAGGAATTACTAACTTGAATATTTTGCTGACCAATACTAGTCGCTCCTAAGGGCCCACCCTGAGAAACAACTTCAGGTTTAGCATCTTCAGCATAAGCATTTGAAAAGCCAATAGCCAATACGAGCATACTGCCAACAAACAGTGTCGTTTTTCTAATAAAATTACAAGTCATTATGCCCCCCAGCTAGAGTAAAATAACTTCCAAAGCCTAAAAATCTGAATTTAAAGTTTAGCAACTGTCAACGCTAAAAACAATTAAAAATTTATACTGTTTGATT
This region of Francisella frigiditurris genomic DNA includes:
- the ubiE gene encoding bifunctional demethylmenaquinone methyltransferase/2-methoxy-6-polyprenyl-1,4-benzoquinol methylase UbiE; amino-acid sequence: MSDNKKTTDFGFSEVAWEEKQKKVAGVFHSVAANYDLMNDLMSFGVHRLWKKTTVAKAGIRKGDRVLDLAGGTGDLAYKFCQLVGDNGKVILSDINSSMLEVGKEKLTNKGCVGNIEYIQANAESLPFPDNYFDCITISFGLRNVTDKEKALESMYRVLKPGGKLLVLEFSKPIVPLLSKIYDEYSFKALPFMGKIITQDAESYKYLAESIRKHPDQETLKQMMLQAGFDDAEYQNMTGGIVALHTGYKY
- a CDS encoding ubiquinone biosynthesis accessory factor UbiJ; the encoded protein is MTDSLNNALNLLLNLDPQISFALSKLENKSLSIYITDLDIITTFTINNKKVTASNLKSSNIISGKLAYIMELLFNKNLQELLIDKKLDYQGSLSELKQFYSFFSSIDIDVIYYISTATNPIFANAIEVPFKKAKEFIQVSKNESIIDIKEYLTEEKKYLISKNEINIFYREVQKLKQATDRLEAKLRLLKGSAND
- the ubiB gene encoding ubiquinone biosynthesis regulatory protein kinase UbiB is translated as MIKKWLRLVYIFYIVNRYCLLNEPIRATQIRSLRFFIYFNPFNYVRSNRKSDHGIRLRIALERLGPIFVKFGQALSTRQDILPPKAIEEISRLQDDVPPFSGKIAISQIEKSIKKPISEAFKYFDENPLASASIAQVHRAILHNGDKVVVKVLRPNIHKILKLDTALMLTFAKLISSIFPNLKRFKPIEVVNEINQSLLDEIDLLREAANASQLRRNFENSDIQYIPKIYWDYTSSKVMVMEEVDGLSISDISKLDALGIDRKLLAERGVQIFYTQVFRDCFFHADMHPGNLFIDATNPNDPKYISIDFGIVGTLNRDDQQYLAGNFLAFFKRDYKKVAELHIESGWVPADTRVDALESAIRTVCEPIFEKPIKEISLGYTLMRLFQVARRFNMEVQPQLILLQKTLINIEGLGRQLYPELNLWETSRPILEKWMREHVGIKGFIRRSQEHLPKVSEKLPEIPDVIFEILQHTQNSLRANKNFNEIELNKTVQPSKSKFFLILGSILAGAGAFYSLNSDSELLLNLQTFIKNHNSSILSIGIISIIYYILKKER
- a CDS encoding histidine triad nucleotide-binding protein, whose protein sequence is MSDCIFCKIINGEIPCQKVYEDTDVLAFNDINPAAETHVLVIPKQHISSLNDLNNSHEQIMGKLMIAIPKIAKQLGLKGFKTIINTGKEGGQVVFHIHAHILGGSIKKSMPV
- a CDS encoding ComF family protein yields the protein MKSIKELLVNIKQLLLKQSCALCKQSSNCLVCDYCFKDLEKQLSFNKDQIILDDEYDYYHLFNYSKEIQLLLKKLKFNKDVLVISIFETLIYRWWEDFAKEYLNEVDEIIVVPIHRFRYLYRGFNQSELLANKLADCINIEPNFKACKRKKYTKAQAKSSKKDREMQIRNVFELTQSIKSKHLVVFDDVFTTGSTLKELIKTVKLSRDIKKISIVTLVKAGL
- a CDS encoding methyltransferase domain-containing protein, coding for MFNYSLFKKILTNRKLRKNSFIKNEIALRLLKRLDFIKLFPEKILVVGYTDNDYIKNLKARFPNADILLEDDEGSIFNIIISNSTIHLTDNISEELNNYYQKLDNDGILLFSTFGDKSFLSINKAFKEIDDLPHTNKMIDILTWGNLLQNSIYKNPAIESDKITLTYENHSTLFEDLRALNEPLADNKMHICLTGKNRWNKFLKKLYENLQLEIEALYGYAIKKQDDKNLSPRKNSNRISLEELKKQITEFKKD
- a CDS encoding SpoIIAA family protein, which produces MFILEKRDGYYFAKVSGKLSHKDYIEDLIPKIESALADQTENKFIMDITEFEGWSEIRAAYDDFKTGIKHRKDFEKIAVIGDKRWEEFIIKTFGLFIKAKVKFFYTENNDEAENWITK
- the murB gene encoding UDP-N-acetylmuramate dehydrogenase, with amino-acid sequence MQGYKSLEKYNTYRIKSFAKNVFFPKTEAEVLEIVNKYENVFFLGNGSNIILSKEFYDDEITFVIFSNNFSSYSISNNIVKAQSGALLQDLALVTYEAGLSGIETFYDVPASVGGALIMNAGAYGDEIYSCVKSVRVLNLKSKEIIDYPKEKIEYGYRFSMFKDNKDVCILSAEFIFEEKNRDKIKHKLDDIYSRRLANLPQIPSGGSVFKRPQANVPVGVMVEELGLKGKKIGGAQISPKHGGIIVNNGNATGQDIIDLINFIKEQILSNYNIALHEEQIII